A region from the Lytechinus variegatus isolate NC3 chromosome 6, Lvar_3.0, whole genome shotgun sequence genome encodes:
- the LOC121417722 gene encoding protein NLRC5-like: MATHGGITDDLLSRLAEDIETDEQMEALGRSLGLSHPAIRRYTETNRLEGRVTCRGTRDMLFDWRQTVVPADQHPRLKQALIDAHLVMLAETHLEGASSTPDIFGKKISESLTVGQCRDKLRHRYLDKLCKIQLKPWDKSNYAELKDLHTVVTMMRKDSSGKDTKNKEELEGSVDKIFSTKVNGRLPSRILISAPAGVGKTTAVAKIAYDWAEEKRESALEHLPLLFVVKFRNTSHRTSIGEAIKTQLLSDVDDLTPEGIESFIRRNQGICHIILDGLDEYAGISSTSNIVSVIRSEEFPESRILVTTRPHLESYFNQDYLPRVYTKMWIEGFSMESSREYIDRFFTRSLSDEKGGKLKEYLNDQPLIDELVKTPLFCLMICHLWSEDQLGSYVSTQTDLFDSVNKFLMHHANARSGLTFTQEKLKGIVNKIGKVALYGLLDDAKKLIFTPQDFRRVPRILDKACDLGIISKTTVPITNLPQSDQTTSTQIEFYHKLAQEHSAGKFIASVTWRILFWLRVSKLDRILWKINSNIEDYEQLIRFTAGIDRHLGIRIMEALLRNEHLEENERYRILLDCSSESKDSGGDMSSLVQRCVTAQSIILRSPTMFTVVGLEKLPKQLQLQVRTMRFVESVLTADVTRRMWSCLKLFPSLNTINITDSSLSFPSSLPKLSSFTNLSADKMTPSCYQNVLSSLPNARDLNVSIAIEDTSNTFEITTDTKRMKQIVYRQHDINTINVTLQQCVSQSLGEVNDLGLKSGRLALLFEDHSRNQHLLSVSGDMGRYGGTMVDLFVKTTQRTYIHST; the protein is encoded by the exons ATGGCGACTCATGGTGGAATTACCGATGATCTTCTCTCAAGGTTGGCTGAAGACATCGAGACGGATGAGCAGATGGAGGCCTTAGGACGATCACTTGGATTAAGCCATCCAGCTATCAGAAGATACACAGAGACCAACAGACTAGAAGGACGGGTCACGTGCAGGGGAACACGTGACATGCTGTTTGACTGGAGACAGACCGTGGTGCCTGCCGACCAGCATCCTAGGCTGAAACAAGCTCTCATTGATGCTCATCTAGTCATGCTTGCTGAAACTCATCTCGAGGGGGCTTCAAGTACTCCAG ATATATTCGGCAAGAAGATCTCGGAATCACTGACTGTGGGACAATGTCGTGATAAGCTGAGACACAGGTACCTCGATAAACTGTGCAAAATTCAACTGAAGCCATGGGATAAATCAAATTACGCTGAGCTCAAAGATTTGCATACGGTCGTAACAATGATGAGGAAAGACTCGAGTGGAAAAGATaccaaaaataaagaagagtTGGAAGGCTCTGTCGATAAGATATTCTCAACCAAAGTAAATGGGAGACTACCATCTCGAATCCTTATATCTGCTCCAGCTGGAGTAGGGAAGACAACAGCTGTTGCAAAGATAGCATATGACTGGGctgaagaaaaaagggaatcgGCATTGGAACACTTGCCACTTCTTTTTGTTGTTAAATTTCGTAACACAAGCCACAGGACATCGATCGGAGAGGCAATCAAAACTCAGCTTTTAAGCGATGTTGATGACCTCACACCAGAAGGAATTGAGAGTTTCATCCGTAGAAATCAAGGGATCTGTCACATCATATTAGACGGGCTGGATGAATATGCTGGCATTTCTTCAACGAGCAACATTGTCAGTGTCATTCGAAGCGAGGAGTTTCCAGAAAGTCGGATCCTTGTAACAACACGGCCTCATCTCGAAAGCTACTTCAATCAAGATTACCTTCCAAGGGTGTACACAAAAATGTGGATCGAAGGTTTTTCGATGGAGAGTTCCAGAGAGTACATCGACAGATTCTTCACACGGTCTTTGAGTGATGAAAAGGGGGGTAAGCTGAAAGAATACCTCAACGACCAACCACTCATCGATGAACTTGTTAAAACACCTCTCTTTTGTCTTATGATATGTCACCTGTGGAGTGAAGATCAACTAGGCAGTTATGTCAGTACCCAAACAGATTTGTTTGACAGCGTGAATAAATTCTTAATGCACCATGCAAATGCTCGCTCAGGGTTAACATTTACTCAGGAAAAATTAAAAGGAATAGTTAACAAAATTGGGAAAGTTGCGCTCTACGGTCTACTCGATGATGCAAAAAAACTAATCTTCACGCCCCAAGATTTCCGTAGAGTTCCTCGTATCCTTGATAAAGCGTGCGATCTCGGAATAATATCCAAGACGACAGTGCCAATCACAAACCTTCCTCAGTCGGACCAGACCACTTCCactcaaattgaattttatcaCAAATTAGCACAAGAACATTCGGCGGGAAAATTCATTGCTAGTGTAACATGGCGCATACTGTTCTGGTTAAGAGTATCTAAGTTGGACCGAATATTGTGGAAGATTAATTCAAACATCGAAGACTATGAGCAACTCATCCGATTTACTGCTGGCATAGACAGACATTTAGGAATACGAATAATGGAGGCACTCCTAAGAAACGAGCATTTGGAAGAGAACGAACGGTATCGCATTCTACTTGACTGTTCATCAGAGTCCAAGGATAGTGGAGGAGACATGTCTTCGTTGGTTCAAAGATGCGTCACTGCACAGAGTATCATTCTAAGGTCACCAACTATGTTTACTGTCGTTGGGCTTGAAAAGCTTCCAAAGCAACTGCAACTTCAG GTAAGAACAATGAGGTTCGTGGAGTCTGTGCTTACGGCTGACGTGACCAGACGAATGTGGTCCTGTCTCAAATTATTCCCCAGTTTAAATACCATAAACATCACAGACTCTTCTCTTAGTTTCCCATCATCTCTTCCTAAGCTCTCGTCATTTACTAATCTGTCAGCCGATAAAATGACGCCTAGCTGTTACCAAAATGTACTCTCGTCTCTACCTAATGCAAGGGACCTTAATGTATCAATCGCTATCGAAGATACGAGCAACACTTTCGAGATAACAACCGATACCAAGCGTATGAAACAAATTGTATATCGTCAACACGATATCAACACGATCAATGTGACACTTCAACAATGCGTGTCACAGTCATTGGGTGAAGTCAATGACTTGGGATTGAAATCTGGAAGGCTAGCTCTTCTATTTGAAGATCATTCTCGGAATCAGCACCTACTATCTGTTTCAGGGGATATGGGCAGATACGGAGGCACCATGGTTGACCTGTTTGTCAAGACGACACAACGTACCTACATTCATTCTACGTAA